In Candida dubliniensis CD36 chromosome 6, complete sequence, the following are encoded in one genomic region:
- a CDS encoding casein kinase, putative (Similar to S. cerevisiae HRR25;~In S. cerevisiae: protein kinase involved in regulating diverse events including vesicular trafficking, DNA repair, and chromosome segregation; binds the CTD of RNA pol II; homolog of mammalian casein kinase 1delta (CK1delta)): MDLRVGKKYRIGRKIGSGSFGDIYLGTNIISGEEVAIKLENTKAKHPQLEYEAKVYKALSGGVGIPFVRWYGTECDYNAMVIDLLGPSLEDLFNYCNRKFTYKTVLLLADQLICRIEYIHARCFIHRDIKPDNFLMGIGRRGSQVNVIDFGLAKKYRDPRTHLHIPYRENKNLTGTARYASVNTHLGIEQSRRDDLESLGYVLIYFCRGSLPWQGLKAATKRQKYDRIMEKKMTTPNNILCKGLPSEFLEYMNYVKTLRFDDKPDYPYLRKLFRDLFKKENYRYDYVFDWTLYKFQQEKQRAQQGKIVDGDNQDQQQNNQIQNQNQNQNQQAQITAPQASVPVSQQQQQQQIPQHIPTPQQQLPPPQQQQQQQKASVTPQLQQYTDQRLQTQRAVYQSNQNYSGSKVTQPQSQPQPQPPQQGNPAWL; the protein is encoded by the coding sequence ATGGATTTAAGAGTGGGTAAAAAATACCGTATTGGACGTAAAATTGGATCAGGTTCATTTGGAGATATTTATTTGGGAACTAACATTATATCTGGTGAAGAAGTTGCTATCAAATTAGAAAATACTAAAGCCAAACATCCTCAATTGGAATATGAAGCCAAAGTTTATAAAGCTTTGAGTGGTGGAGTTGGTATTCCATTTGTTAGATGGTATGGTACTGAATGTGATTATAATGCCAtggttattgatttattgggTCCATCATTAGAagatttattcaattattgtaATCGTAAATTCACTTATAAAActgttttattattagctgatcaattaatttgtcgtattgaatatattcatGCCAGATGTTTTATTCATCGTGATATTAAACCggataattttttaatggGGATTGGTAGAAGAGGTTCTCAAGTTAATGTCATTGATTTTGGATTAGCTAAGAAATATAGAGATCCAAGAACTCATTTACATATTCCTTACAGAGAAAATAAGAATTTAACTGGTACTGCCAGATATGCTAGTGTTAATACTCATTTAGGTATTGAACAAAGTAGAAGAGATGATTTGGAAAGTTTAGGATatgttttgatttatttttgtcGAGGATCATTACCATGGCAAGGATTAAAAGCTGCTacaaaaagacaaaaataTGATAGAattatggaaaaaaaaatgactactccaaataatattttatgtAAAGGTTTACCATCAGAATTTTTGGAATATATGAATTATGTGAAAACTTTAAGATTTGATGATAAACCTGATTATCCATATTtaagaaaattatttagagatttatttaaaaaagaaaattataGATATGATTATGTTTTTGATTGGACTTTATATAAAtttcaacaagaaaaacaaagagCACAACAAGGTAAAATAGTTGATGGTGATAATCaagatcaacaacaaaataatcaaattcaaaatcaaaatcaaaatcaaaatcaacagGCACAAATTACTGCACCACAAGCATCAGTCCCAGtatcacaacaacaacaacaacaacaaattccACAACATATCCCAacaccacaacaacaacttccaccacctcaacaacaacaacaacaacaaaaggCTTCTGTCACCCCtcaattacaacaatataCTGATCAACGTCTTCAAACCCAACGAGCTGTATATCAACTGAATCAGAATTATAGTGGCAGCAAAGTTACTCAACCACAatcacaaccacaaccacaacctCCACAACAAGGTAATCCAGCATGGCTTTAG
- a CDS encoding tNA-uridine isomerase, putative (Similar to S. cerevisiae PUS1;~In S. cerevisiae: tRNA:pseudouridine synthase, introduces pseudouridines at positions 26-28, 34-36, 65, and 67 of tRNA; nuclear protein that appears to be involved in tRNA export; also acts on U2 snRNA;~spliced gene), whose amino-acid sequence MTRNVLKRNSIQDKSRIEYTPLVDENGQPIPKTPRKPKRKVAVMLGYCGSGYNGMQVQNDPNVKTIEKDIYDAMTKAGAISLENSVDLKKSGFQRAARTDKGVHAAGNVISLKMIIEDPNIINKINDLLPKQIRIWGIQRTTKGFDCRKCCSSRIYEYLLPTFSLLPPKPKSILSELIKEKKLKNPELFEDDQEGIDWWENVKMKILQSGITQEQIDSITSSYNDNDEQQVTGDEKDGERELSFTKLIKQIKTIENQSRRSYRISSIRLNQFREVMKQYEGTHNFHNFTIGKPFKDTSANRFIIKTLISDPFVIEGTEWISIKIHGQSFMLHQIRKMIAMATLIIRLNLPSNIINNFFQSKKINIPKAPALGLLLENPVFDGYNIKLTKSDYQPIDFTKFSKEMNDFKMKYIYNKIYAEESKENIFYGFFGYIDAYRSNKNEDGELIQNGSSIFDFLFNYTEKVENTEEKEKEKKNVHQSEVAKTETI is encoded by the exons atgacAAGAAACGTTCTAAAAAGGAATTCCATTCAAGACAAAAGTAG AATTGAATATACTCCATtagttgatgaaaatggtCAACCAATACCTAAAACTCCTAGAAAACCAAAACGGAAAGTTGCTGTTATGTTAGGATATTGTGGTAGTGGATATAATGGTATGCAAGTACAAAATGATCCTAATGTTAAAactattgaaaaagatatttATGATGCTATGACTAAAGCTGGAGCTATATCATTAGAAAATTctgttgatttaaaaaaatcGGGATTTCAAAGAGCTGCAAGAACTGATAAAGGAGTTCATGCTGCTGGTAAtgtaatttcattaaaaatgataattgaAGATcctaatattattaataaaattaatgatttattaccTAAACAAATTAGAATTTGGGGAATTCAAAGAACTACAAAAGGATTTGATTGTAGAAAATGTTGTTCTTCAAGAATTTatgaatatttattacCAACTTTTAGTTTATTaccaccaaaaccaaaatcaatattaagtgaattaattaaagagaaaaaattgaaaaatcctgaattatttgaagatgatCAAGAAGGTATTGATTGGTGGGAAAATgttaaaatgaaaattttacAATCAGGTATTACTcaagaacaaattgattcaattacAAGTTCttataatgataatgatgaacaACAAGTGACAGGAGATGAAAAAGATGGTGAGAGAGAATTATCATTcacaaaattgattaaacaaattaaaactattgaaaatcaaaGTAGAAGATCATATagaatttcatcaattcgTTTAAATCAATTCCGTGAAGTTATGAAACAATATGAAGGAACTCATaattttcataattttaCTATTGGTAAACCTTTTAAAGATACTAGTGCTAATagatttataattaaaacTTTGATATCAGATCCATTTGTTATTGAAGGAACTGAATGgatttcaattaaaattcaTGGTCAATCATTTATGTTACAtcaaattagaaaaatgATTGCAATGGCAACTTTAATAATTAGATTAAATTTACCttcaaatataattaataattttttccaactgaaaaaaattaatatacCAAAAGCTCCAGCATTAGGATTACTTTTAGAAAATCCTGTATTTGATGgttataatattaaattaactAAATCAGATTATCaaccaattgatttcactaaattttctaaagaaatgaatgattttaaaatgaaatatatttataataaaatttatgCTGAAGAaagtaaagaaaatattttttatgGATTTTTCGGTTATATTGATGCTTATAGaagtaataaaaatgaagatggtgaattaattcaaaatgGATCTagtatttttgatttcttatttaattatactgaaaaagttgaaaataccgaagaaaaagaaaaagaaaaaaaaaatgttcaCCAATCTGAAGTAGCCAAAACtgaaacaatttaa
- a CDS encoding ribosome biogenesis protein NIP7 (Similar to S. cerevisiae NIP7;~In S. cerevisiae: nucleolar protein required for 60S ribosome subunit biogenesis, constituent of 66S pre-ribosomal particles) — protein sequence MRPLTEEETKVVFEKLANYIGRNISFLIDNPENPHVFRLQKDRVYYVQESIAKFATSVSRQQLMSLGICFGKFTKTGKFRLHITSLPYLSQYAKFKIWIKQNGEMPFLYGNHILKAHIGRMSDDIPEHAGVIIYSMNDIPLGFGASAKSTAEARNLPPTGIVAFRQGDIGEYLREEDTLFT from the coding sequence ATGAGACCACTtacagaagaagaaactaAAGTagtatttgaaaaattagcTAATTATATAGGaagaaatatttcttttcttataGATAATCCCGAAAATCCTCATGTTTTCCGACTTCAAAAAGATCGAGTATATTATGTTCAAGAATCAATTGCTAAATTTGCTACTAGTGTATCACGTCAACAATTAATGTCATTAGGTATATGTTTTGGTAAATTTACTAAAACTGGGAAATTTAGATTACATATTACAAGTTTACCTTATTTATCTCAATATgctaaattcaaaatttggaTTAAACAAAATGGTGAAATGCCATTTTTATATGGTAATCATATATTAAAAGCTCATATTGGAAGAATGTCTGATGATATTCCAGAACATGCTGGAGttattatatattcaatGAATGATATACCTTTAGGTTTTGGTGCTAGTGCTAAAAGTACTGCTGAAGCAAGAAATTTACCTCCAACTGGTATAGTGGCATTTAGACAAGGTGATATAGGTGAATATTTAAGAGAAGAAGATACATTATTTACTTAA
- a CDS encoding mitochondrial ribosomal protein, small subunit, putative (Similar to S. cerevisiae RSM23;~In S. cerevisiae: mitochondrial ribosomal protein of the small subunit, has similarity to mammalian apoptosis mediator proteins): MLRATNILRGRIPITSSLLGKTTNIARTFTTSSISFAVVRQKEGKKKQVLRKRIDPNKQKQKKSTGLTHLPFRDAVRNLNLEQTAPTLIVETLSNKEELKVGTVTSYEKSIEKKLIALDAFKKYQHHEMFQNPISLITSNTIRINKEFVEKLDGESKSNRIYIDGIKGSGKSTLINQAISLGQEKFNNEAIVLYLNSGEIIGNGTSDYIKNSKLGVYQQPMLTKRWIHKILSANANIFKKLKLTKDIKFTKDKSEILLKANIATLYDFLSQNRDMGKVHPTYAFQFFIEQLIDHSQNVPIIVSIDDFNALADYPWTKYKHPDFTPIHVNEFEIGQFLLKCASGEINFVKGGVLLGKSNDFALNRQTVKVGIYPNEEYNPFLKMPIFDFNLANSLTSNGGIKPFKIDPFTKEEVRSLMQFWKDQGVLIVREDFHKKDYEKVSNSNEINIDEQFEKLVQASYVNNQGNPYGMIKQAVLSY; encoded by the coding sequence ATGTTAAGGGCAACCAATATACTTAGAGGAAGAATTCCTAttacttcttctttgcTTGGGAAGACAACTAATATTGCTAGAACATTCACAACTTCATCTATATCTTTTGCAGTTGTTAGACAAAAAGAAGGTAAGAAGAAACAAGtgttaagaaaaagaattgatccaaataaacaaaaacagaaaaaatcTACTGGATTAACTCATTTACCATTTAGAGATGCTGTTAGAAATTTGAATCTTGAACAAACTGCTCCCActttaattgttgaaacaTTATCTAATAAGGAAGAATTAAAAGTTGGTACTGTGACAAGTtatgaaaaatcaattgaaaaaaaattgattgcaTTAGATGCattcaaaaaatatcaacatcatgaaatgtttcaaaatccaatatcattaatcaCTTCAAATACTATTAGAAtcaataaagaatttgttGAGAAATTAGATGGAGAATCTAAATCCAATAGAATTTATATTGATGGTATAAAGGGAAGTGGTAAATCgacattaataaatcaagcCATTTCACTTGgtcaagaaaaatttaataatgaggcaattgtattatatttgaattcaggtgaaattattggtaatggaACATCTgattatattaaaaattctaaattaggagtttatcaacaaccaaTGTTGACGAAAAGATGGATTCATAAAATTTTATCAGCTAATGctaatattttcaaaaaattgaaattaactAAAGATATTAAATTTACTAAAGATAAACTggaaattttattaaaagcTAATATTGCCACTTTATATGATTTCTTATCACAAAATCGTGATATGGGTAAAGTTCATCCTACATATGctttccaatttttcattgaacaattaattgatcattCTCAAAATGTCCCTATTATTGTATCAATAGATGATTTCAATGCTTTGGCAGATTATCCTTGGACTAAATATAAACATCCAGATTTTACTCCAATTCAtgttaatgaatttgaaattggtcaatttttattgaaatgTGCTAGTGgagaaataaattttgttAAAGGTGGAGTATTATTAGgtaaatcaaatgattttgCTTTGAATAGACAAACAGTTAAAGTTGGGATTTATCCAAATGAAGAATATAAtccatttttgaaaatgccaatatttgattttaatcTTGCTAATTCATTAACTTCAAATGGTGGAATTAAACcttttaaaattgatcCATTTACAAAGGAAGAAGTTAGATCATTAATGCAATTTTGGAAAGATCAAGGAGTATTAATTGTTCGTGAAGATTTCCATAAAAAAGATTATGAAAAAGTTTCAAATTctaatgaaataaatattgatgaacaatttgaaaaattggtaCAAGCACTGTATGTTAATAATCAAGGTAATCCATATGGAATGATTAAACAAGCAGTTTTAAGTTATTAA
- a CDS encoding ATP-dependent RNA helicase, mitochondrial precursor, putative (Similar to S. cerevisiae MRH4): MFKLLIPNKYNYVIRPLTRFKSTKSTKFTKSTKSRPTKLSPNVFSSGKFSQLHNETNTTNIESKITSFDQLKIFPSVREAMIKEIKSQYNLKGPRHSNIEEIDIKPTPVQIAAIRKINQTRKLKTLPTIKKNLEDIEDDAERIQYELQYSNEIQKTKVFTVAAETGSGKTWSYLAPLLSKLKQDDMEFWKSDEENYQNMKKKGQFVKSIILLPTNELVEQVYEILQRVNSFELEHKNVPDNFTSFLKLPENKNLNISIMKLGQGEAPIGLFRQLETKGPIDILITTPGKIVAFSKLININRPFRVFTNVKYCVLDEADTLFDDSFEKNTTDVITHFPKLLDLILVSATIPKVFEKKLSKLFPDQRSLVRVTTPSLHKVPRNIKVMTIDADVAPYNGSKPRCLAQALYAISKDGTEPGYIKRIIVFVNEKSEVDGIVESMITKYKVRPEDIVGVSGSVNIKDRKDMLQPFLQPAQLIEDDVFGSKVKILVTTDLLARGLNFQGVKNVILLGLPRNSVDLVHRLGRTGRMNQNGRVFVIVDKKSKKSWVKGLGNAIIRGLRIG, encoded by the coding sequence ATGTTCAAATTACTTATACcgaataaatataattatgtGATACGACCATTGACAAGGTTTAAATCTACAAAATCTacaaaatttacaaaatcgACAAAATCACGACCAACAAAGCTTAGTCCAAATGTGTTTTCTCTGGGGAAATTTTCTCAACTACATAATGAGACCAACACAACtaatattgaatcaaaaatcaCTAgttttgatcaattgaaaattttccCTTCAGTTAGAGAAGCCATGattaaagaaatcaaatctCAATACAATTTAAAAGGTCCACGACATTCTAATatagaagaaattgatataaaACCAACTCCAGTACAAATTGCTGCCATTCggaaaataaatcaaactaggaaattaaaaacattaccaacaataaaaaaaaatttagaaGATATAGAAGATGATGCTGAACGAATTCAATATGAATTACAATATAGTAATGAAATACAAAAAACTAAAGTTTTCACTGTTGCTGCTGAAACTGGATCTGGTAAGACTTGGTCATATTTAGCTCCATTATTAAgtaaattaaaacaagatGATATGGAATTTTGGAAatctgatgaagaaaattatcaaaatatgaaaaaaaagggtCAATTTgtgaaatcaataatactTTTACCAACAAATGAATTAGTTGAACAAGTTTATGAAATATTACAACGAgttaattcatttgaattaGAACATAAAAATGTTCCTGATAATTTTActtcatttttgaaattaccagaaaataaaaatttgaatatatcTATTATGAAATTAGGACAAGGTGAAGCACCAATAGGATTATTTCGTCAATTAGAAACTAAAGGtccaattgatattttaataaCAACTCCTGGTAAAATTGTGGCCTTTTctaaattgatcaatattaatCGTCCATTTAGAGTTTTCACCAATGTTAAATATTGTGTTTTAGATGAAGCTGATacattatttgatgattcatttgaaaaaaatactaCTGATGTGATTACTCATTTTCCTAAATTacttgatttaattttggtTTCAGCTACTATTCCTAAagtatttgaaaaaaaattatcaaaattatttccTGATCAACGTTCATTAGTAAGAGTTACTACTCCACTGTTACATAAAGTACCACGTAACATTAAAGTAATGACCATTGATGCTGATGTTGCTCCTTATAATGGATCTAAACCAAGATGTTTAGCTCAAGCTCTTTATGCCATATCTAAAGATGGAACTGAACCAGGatatattaaaagaatCATTGTTTTCgttaatgaaaaatctGAAGTTGATGgaattgttgaatcaaTGATTACAAAATATAAAGTTCGACCAGAAGATATTGTTGGAGTTTCTGGTTCAGTTAATATTAAAGATCGGAAAGATATGTTACAACCATTTTTACAACCAGCacaattaattgaagatgatgtTTTTGGTAGTAAAGTGAAAATATTGGTTACCACAGATTTATTAGCTCGAGGATTAAATTTCCAAGGAGTGAAAAATGTCATCTTATTAGGATTACCAAGAAATTCAGTTGATTTGGTTCATCGATTAGGTAGAACTGGTAGAATGAATCAAAATGGAAGagtatttgttattgttgataaaaaatCCAAGAAATCTTGGGTTAAAGGATTAGGTAATGCAATTATTCGAGGACTTCGAATTGGTTAA
- a CDS encoding NADH diphosphatase (pyrophosphatase), putative (Similar to S. cerevisiae NPY1;~In S. cerevisiae: NADH diphosphatase (pyrophosphatase), hydrolyzes the pyrophosphate linkage in NADH and related nucleotides; localizes to peroxisomes) — MIRSITRVMSHSIHTAIKDIQKDMYFGTEVLNRVSFLREDSEFIQSSLFHPSTRFIFYYKQQPLIHKNFHNKLCVLTNGSNQTIVDTMDNGKLEYSGEKAIIQSGLIDNLPQWKEILINWYNDNKNHDKNLRAKGKPIFLFMGLLDESVGLNLQSLKFADTNEETYLDHQGRYQGIAYYAVDLSSAKELTEILINFVNDSINKLHHHNNTSNDGTPESNGLFFTHSRKHYLGFEQKEASLYSQGAMLFSWLNTNKFCPGCGEPTIPINAGGKLLCTNEKKRSDVNDDDDDDRYACPVKSARVSNASFPRTDMAVISVITNEDRSKILLSLNKRYAIARMYTCTAGFMEPSETIEVATRREIWEETGVTCDEINIIMTQPWPFPQNLMIGCMGIVQFNNKNEIIHLGHDNELEDARWFDISFVRKLVYPDEVTEDEKDSFNPEGIIIPMSESIAFSLIKLVVDEAKNRHKL; from the coding sequence aTGATTAGAAGTATAACTAGAGTCATGTCACATTCAATTCATACTGCTATAAAAGATATTCAAAAAGATATGTATTTCGGTACCGAAGTCTTAAATCGAGTATCATTTTTACGTGAAGATTCCGaatttattcaatcaaGTTTATTTCATCCTTCCACtagatttatattttattataaacaacaaccttTAATTCATAAAAATTTCCATAATAAATTATGTGTTTTAACTAATGgatcaaatcaaactaTAGTTGATACTATGGATAATGGGAAATTAGAATATTCTGGGGAAAAAGCCATTATTCAATCAggtttaattgataatttaccTCAATGGaaagaaattttgattaattggtataatgataataaaaatcatGATAAAAATTTACGAGCAAAGGGGAAACcgatttttttatttatggGATTATTAGATGAATCAGTAGGATTGAATTTacaatcattaaaatttgCTGATACTAATGAAGAAACTTATCTTGATCATCAAGGAAGGTATCAAGGTATTGCTTATTATGCCGTTGATTTATCTTCAGCTAAAGAATTGACagaaattttaattaattttgttaatgattcaattaataaattacatCATCATAATAACACAAGTAATGATGGAACTCCTGAATCAAATGGATTATTTTTCACTCATTCACGTAAACATTATCTTGGATTTGAACAGAAAGAAGCAAGTTTATATTCTCAAGGAGCAATGTTATTTTCTTGGTTAAATACAAATAAATTTTGTCCTGGTTGTGGTGAACCAACTATCCCCATTAATGCTGGTGGGAAATTATTGTGTacaaatgaaaagaaacgTTCTGatgttaatgatgatgatgatgatgaccGTTATGCTTGTCCTGTGAAGAGTGCTCGAGTTTCAAATGCATCGTTCCCTCGTACTGATATGGCAGTTATTTCAGTTATCACTAATGAAGATAGATCGAAAAtcttattatcattaaacaAGAGATATGCTATTGCCAGAATGTATACTTGTACAGCTGGGTTTATGGAACCTTCAGAAACAATTGAAGTGGCAACAAGAAGAGAAATTTGGGAAGAGACTGGAGTTACTTgtgatgaaattaatataattatgACTCAACCTTGGCCATTCCCACAAAATCTTATGATTGGATGTATGGGGATAgttcaatttaataataagaatgaaataattcatttaggtcatgataatgaattagaaGATGCTAGATGGTTTGATATTAGTTTTGTTAGAAAATTAGTTTATCCTGATGAAGTGACCGAAGATGAAAAGGATAGTTTTAATCCAGAAGGTATAATTATTCCCATGTCTGAATCAATTGCATTTCTGTTGATTAAATTAGTAGTTGATGAAGCTAAAAATCGTCATAAATTGTAA
- a CDS encoding glycerophosphodiester phosphodiesterase, putative (In S. cerevisiae: protein that plays a role in metabolism of glycerophosphocholine to phosphatidylcholine; contains glycerophosphodiester phosphodiesterase motifs), translated as MSTSSIIPKITYQSLNRMTSTISPVIVGHRGFKSKYPENTFLGFDKCFEAGGTVIETDLWLSKDNVIIISHDQYTKRVFVDSDGNPTNYNVTETPYDPILKNLKTIEGGYPLITFKELLYWFKKYIDTTQSNDHKLQLDIKRFNPTKITKFILSDLLDVHNDISWWYHRIQFGIWDLNFLKYLNQNDYFQDKFGKINKFGYDQFDIFNISVNWRDSIHYINYNFYLEESSPVDRVKIKLTGVSLIYISTWSIGFLTKFVPLLRIQNLKLYSWTVNNKLQYSYLNKVGKLANLVEYGVISDYPDVMAKYKQEDESLEAEFGGEMSPLIKSESKDYYSEDGDLSIDLTLQQRFYHWIFVQFNSLVGKRVTNDEQHFATKVDENQVRSVNINPFFQWMFQKLQKYGVF; from the coding sequence aTGTCAACTTCATCTATAATACCTAAAATAACATATCAACTGTTAAATAGAATGACTTCAACTATATCACCAGTAATTGTTGGTCATAGAGGTTTCAAAAGTAAATATCCAGAAAATACATTTTTAGGATTTGATAAATGTTTTGAAGCTGGCGGCACAGTTATTGAAACTGATTTATGGTTAAGTAAAGATAATGTGATTATCATTAGTCATGATCAATATACAAAAAGAGTTTTCGTTGATTCTGATGGGAATCCTACTAATTATAATGTAACAGAAACTCCATATGAtccaattttgaaaaatttgaaaactatTGAAGGTGGATATCCTTTAATTACTTTTAAAGAACTTTTATATTGgtttaaaaaatatattgataCAACTCAAAGTAATGATCATAAATTACAACTTGATATTAAACGATTTAATCCTActaaaattacaaaatttattttactGGATTTACTTGATGTTCATAATGATATTAGTTGGTGGTATCATAGAATTCAATTTGGAATTTGggatttaaattttttaaaatatttaaatcaaaatgaTTATTTCCAAGATAAATTTggtaaaattaataaatttggttatgatcaatttgatatttttaatattagtGTTAATTGGAGagattcaattcattatatcaattataatttttatcTTGAAGAATCATCACCAGTTGATAGAgtgaaaatcaaattaacaggagtttctttaatttatataagTACTTGGTCAATTGGATTCCTTACTAAATTTGTGCCATTATTACGtattcaaaatttaaaattgtaTTCTTGGAcagttaataataaattacaatattcatatttaaataaagtTGGTAAATTGGCTAATTTGGTAGAATATGGTGTTATTTCAGATTATCCTGATGTTATGGctaaatataaacaagaaGATGAATCATTAGAAGCAGAATTTGGTGGTGAAATGTCTCCATTAATCAAATCTGAAAGTAAGGATTATTATAGTGAAGATGGTGATTTATCTATTGATTTAACTTTACAACAAAGATTTTATCATTGGatatttgttcaatttaatCTGTTGGTAGGTAAAAGAGTAACCAATGATGAACAACATTTTGCAACCAAAGTTGATGAGAATCAAGTAAGACTGGTAAATATTAATCCATTTTTCCAATGGatgtttcaaaaattacaaaaatatggtgttttctaa